The Oncorhynchus gorbuscha isolate QuinsamMale2020 ecotype Even-year linkage group LG04, OgorEven_v1.0, whole genome shotgun sequence genome includes the window CACTGAGCCGCGTTTAGCACAAACAATTCGCTCCACGTCAGCCTGAGAAGGGACACCTGGTCGGTGATCTGCAGATCTGGAAAGAAAGGGATGTTCCTCGCCCATTCCACGGCGCTGAAGAGCAAGCGAGCTGCCAGCTCGCATATGTTCTCAATACCCATGATATTGTTGGGCTGCATGCATTGGCTTCCATATCGGGACGTCGGGTAAGGCTCGGCCCGAAGCAATAACGAGATGTATCCGGAGAGATAGCAATGGCCGTTCAGAGGGTCCCCGTTCGTCAGCCCGTACTGCCCTGGGTTCGGCTGGGTTGGAGGCATTCGTCCTCGCTGAACCGCTGacaaaaagaaagagaaggagaggaaatgtGCATCCAGAACTGAggaacattgttgcatgtgcaaCCTATGCCCAGAAGCATTAGGCAAGctagtgttttctgctctgagaTAAGGGAGTAACATTTCCCATCACAATCTAGTTCAAACTGTACATTACATAGTGTGTAAGATTGTGTGttgtttaaataaataataatattttcAATATCTAAGAGTGACCGTAGCCTACATGCTAAGTGTTGCACTTTCTACATAAGTATCGACTAGGCACGCATctagattaacacacacacacacacacacacacacacacacacacacacacacacacacacacacacacacacacacacacacacacacacacacacacacacacacacacacacacacacacacacacacacacacacacacacacacacacacacacacacacacacacacacacacacacacacttaaaataTCTAACATAACGGATGCTTTAATACAGGCCTACAATGCCATTTAGACCTATGCTACATGTAGTTGTTCACTGCAGCCCATGTGTCAGTTTCATTTCGTCTAATGTATTCCTCCATTACATATGTGTTATGCTGCATTGAAGAAGAGTGGCGAAAATATATCAAGCACAATAAGAGTAAACGCCTTCTAAGCCTATAGTTCAGTCGAGGAAGAATCTTTTAACAATGTGCATTAAGTATAATTGGTCTAATTGTATTTTTGTTGACAATATTTTGGGGGGATAATATTAAATAACATGTATGGTAATTTGGTGGTTAATTTAAAATACGTGTTTTGCTATAATTTGTGCTCCAAAGAGAGGGAAAGTTACGGCCTATCATACAATACGAGGCTAAACAAATGTGCACCACACAAATTCTCTAGCATTAACGTCAGCCTGCTCAAGCTGCTTAATCTGTCTAGTCAGCATATGGAATAGGGAGACGATGTGGCTATGTTGTCTGTTCGTCTTAATGCACAGACAAACCAAACACAAGTCTATCACTACACATGTAAGGACGTGCATTAGCATgcatgttatctctctctctctctctctctctctctctctctctctctctctctctctctctctctctctctctctctctctctctctctctctcacacacacacacacacacacacacacacacacacacacacaaataaacagcTGCTTTGTTTTAGCCTACGACTCGTACCGGTTCCCTATCTTTTGTAGCTGCATTGCATTTGACCCTCTCTATTAGCTAAATGCGCACACATACACATCCCCTCAAAAAACATGGTTGTGCAATGTGCTCAGCCGTATGTATGTGACCTTTTATGCATCATGGCAGCCCTAGTTGTCAATGAAACGTAGGACGCATCATCCCAAGTGCCATTAAAAAAAGATATTCACCTTCCCGCCGCATTCCCACTTTTAAACATTTCTTCAGCCGGCAGTATTGGCACTGATTTCGGTGGTGTTGGTCAATGGGACAGTTCCTATTGGCACGACATGTATACGTTAAGTTCCTTCGGACACTCCTCTTGAAGAAACTTTTGCATCCCTCGCAGGTGAACTGACCATAGTGCTTGCCGCTCGATTTGTCTCCGCAAACAACACATTCTATATGCTGTGCGCCACTCTGTCCAGAATTCTGGCTCCCCTTGTCTCCAGCAGTCCCTGGTGTTGACGGGGGTCCTGGCTGACTTGGGGTCTGCGGAGTGTGCGGTGCTGCCGACGCCGCCTGCTGTTGCTCCCTCGCCGGCTGAGTTGCTGGGTTGGGGCCGCTTGGAGGTCCTCCGACCACGTCTTCCTGCGGATCTCGCCAGACGCTAACTACCATTGCCATATCTCGGGCCCGGAAAGTGCTATAAAGCGAACGGATCGCTGGGATTTATAAAGCAAGGGGAGCAAAAATATTTCAAACACAACAGTGCAAAGTCAAATCGGAAGAAAACAATCTCATAAGAGAAAGAAGGGAGCAGAACACGATCAATACATTGAAAATACAGGAGGCGATAGAATAGGCACCCGATCAGGATATGCAAGTATCGGGAGGCCAGTTCCAATGTAAATTACAGTCAGCCATTCAGGAACCCAATCTTGAAGAAAAAGCGAGCCAGCCGTAACAAAAAAAATGCGGTTCGTTATAAAATAGCCAGAAAGGAGGCAGGAGCGATTCACATGGGCGTAGAAATGAACATAAAATAGATGCGATCCAAAGTACTGCGAGAAATAAATtcccttctcctttcttccttgCTCCTTACTCCCGTCTTCGCTGTTGGATGGGAGGAAAAACTGAAGAGCGGAATTCTACATCTATATTCTTAAATACATTTCATTTCGACCAGCAAAAAGACCGCGTCGCCGAAGTGCCCGTGTAGTTTCACCTCTCCAGTACAATGGAGCGAAGGCGAAAagataaaaaaaacaaaacaaacaacaactAATAGAATATGCAAGAAGGAGAGACCCAAAATTGAATGCGTTTAAACGGGAAGACCAGCAGAGCAATGTTTCCGAAACGGGGATCTGCGCGAATGTCTGTATATAGTGAACTTTGACACTACTATTGAAACTGACACGTTTCTATGGAGATCGCTACGCCTTATATGGTGCTCGTGTCAAGGAGCCAAGAGAGGGGCTGCTGGCAACTGATAATCAAAGGCGACTGACTGGCCAGAGCCCTGcattgaggggagagagagaaaatgggaggCTAAGGTTAGCCaagcctctttctctccattggTTAGAGTCCTCGTTCCTTGCTACCTACGACTGGGGTCTCTGACAAGCACAATTTACATTGAGCTCGCCCTGCGCTGCTATTTACTTTGAAACCTGATTAGTATTAGTCTATTGTCACAAACAGATGAGGAAACCCTGGATAGAATGGCCGAAATAAGGGTAAAAGCGAGGACAAAGCTTTGTGCACGTGAAATAAACAAACGTGCTAGGCGAAAGGGACTGGCATAGAATTCCTCAAAGTTTTAAATCGTTTGTTTGGGACTACCATATTCATTATACATGCGGGGGGACATTATTATTGATGTATCGTGTGTTTTATTATAGCCTACAGCATTTGGTGGTGTGTAATACTGTATATGCTtcaactttacatttacattgtcaAAATTCGGGTCCAAAGTTACTGGATCAAATTAGGAAAAAATGTAAGAAATTCTGCATAATAGATCATTCGTGTTAGAATAGGCAGACAGGGTGCGATGGCGCCAGCGAATCTCAAAATTGCATCGACAAATAACAAATACTCTATAACAGTTGAGGTTTTAAGGCCCACACAATCACTGAACGGGTGTCAAATTATGTTTTATAATGACAATAATTCAAAATCATGTCAAGTTGTTTGAAAATTGCACGGGAATTCCGGCTTTTTGTATGTGGATACTGAAGCCTGCATGCGTCTCCAACTCAAAAATGTCTGGATCGGTCTGCCATCTAGCGTACAGTATACAATTACATCCACATAGTAATGCATAACTCACTGTGATCATGCATGTAGTATTCTTATCAACTGTGTATAATCATAAAGACAAGAAATAATCTCATGAAAATTGCTttctttttatttatatttttacagaTACTGTGTTCCTGTGATGAAGATTTCAAACGGAGCAGCTGGTGCCTGTTTTGTAGATTTAGGAAAGAACTTCCAGGGTAAAATCACTAAAAAATTAGTGGAACTTAGCACAAATAACATTGACACGGGGTAGTTTGAATATGACAACATTTCGCCCACATGGTAACCAAAGCCACCAGAAGTGTAATTCAGTGTGCTTACAAGCCTGGTGCGCCGACATGCATACATAATAGCCGAACTTAAATAGAGTGTAGGGTATGTGAAAATAAAGTGAATAGTTTACCTTTGTTATGTCTGTCCGAGTGTAGTCAGCTATTAAAGATAATGGAGCGCAAATATGCAAGTACCCCCCTTGTTAACGCATAGGAGGAATGGGTGTTTTTAAGTATTCAACAACAGAACTCTTCCCGTCCCCGTCTCGGACACTGCACGGAGACTCCCGGTCATGTTTCCAGCTCTTTGAAAAGGTGAAACGAATAAGATTAAAATGGACAAAGCATTTTCTGTAAGTGTATCATTAAGATTTGACTCCACAGATCGGGAAGAGAgctggacggagagagagagagagagagaggggtgacagTGAATGAGGGCAGCGGGAAGAAGGCTATAGCacgaaaacaggagagaaaaagagaacgtGGACAGCAGGGTATTAAACGAAGAAGCACTCAGCGACAACTATTAGGCTGTAGTGGACGGGAAACATCGGTACCTGAATTTGGCTATCACCAGCCAGGCAAGTACAACATTTATTTATCTTCCACCTATTCACAAGAAGCTCTAAAGAAATTAACAATACATTCTCGCCTCGCCACACTACCATGCAACCCATGTAGGCAACCGTTATCTAGTTTATCTGTCTAAATGTCAACCACTGTTAGGCTACATTCCAGGGCGAAACTTTTGAACCGAACTTTGGATCCTTTCCTTGACATCTTTACTGATTTGGGAACCCGTTTCTCCGTTTAAAACGGTCGTCAGCAATATATACGAACATCGTTGATGCTGTTACCGCAATTCAGGGAACCCTTTCCAGGTTATGAGCATCTCACCTGTGCAAGGCTATTTGTTGTATGATCACACAATGAAAACATCGATAGCAGCCGGTTTCTCATCGATAGTTTCAACGGATTAAAGGACATCGATACGACCGAGCTGGTGAGGTATAGTACAGGCATGACGATAGATCTTGGAACACTTTCTGGCTGTTTTGTTTAGTCATATGAAAATGTAGGGAATTTTAatcaaaattattattatttaagtgCAAAGTTTGCAGATACAGATACAACCCCACCATGTGAGATAAGTAGAATATATTATGTCATTTTAAAAGCAGTTTTTACGATTATTTTGTAGGTAATTGATGCATACACACAACTTACATCGAGCGATAATACTGACAAAAGCATAGGCTAGGCCTATATGAAATACGATTTTGGCGAGACTATATTAAACTTTGATTCCCTTGTGTCTCAGATTTTAAGTTGATGCTATAAATGCCACTTGAAGTTCCACATGGCAGGAACTTACTATTAATGTCTATGTTATAGTTCGAGTTAGCCCATATTCCCTAAAACAAGACGCATATAAATATAAGTATGTCACATAATTATGTGTTATtaccaaaaatataaaatgccATTCGCAGTGCAGTATAGGCTATATTTGCACATGTGGCCTATATGAATCAGATCATGCATATGGTTTGCTGAGCATCTACCGTGAGTTAGAGGTTAAACTAGATTAGATGTAGGCCTACGTGGGCttcaaatatatttaaaaacataGGCTAAATTAGGCTAATTTCTAAGTGATGCGGTCTCTCTCTATCCGTTTgtataacaaataaataaatacatgccAGGGCAACTGCACCCCATAAACACGTTTTCGCTTCTGCAAGCAGTCAATCGAGCGTTATGAATTCTTGGACCAGTTGTGAAACCAATAAAAGGCCATGATAGTCTGACCTCCTACTTCGTGAACACGGGGGCAAATATCAGCCCATCGG containing:
- the LOC124034601 gene encoding nuclear receptor subfamily 2 group F member 1-A isoform X2 — translated: MAMVVSVWRDPQEDVVGGPPSGPNPATQPAREQQQAASAAPHTPQTPSQPGPPSTPGTAGDKGSQNSGQSGAQHIECVVCGDKSSGKHYGQFTCEGCKSFFKRSVRRNLTYTCRANRNCPIDQHHRNQCQYCRLKKCLKVGMRREVQRGRMPPTQPNPGQYGLTNGDPLNGHCYLSGYISLLLRAEPYPTSRYGSQCMQPNNIMGIENICELAARLLFSAVEWARNIPFFPDLQITDQVSLLRLTWSELFVLNAAQCSMPLHVAPLLAAAGLHASPMSADRVVAFMDHIRIFQEQVEKLKALHVDSAEYSCIKAIVLFTSDACGLSDAAHIESLQEKSQCALEEYVRSQYPNQPSRFGKLLLRLPSLRTVSSSVIEQLFFVRLVGKTPIETLIRDMLLSGSSFNWPYMSIQ
- the LOC124034601 gene encoding nuclear receptor subfamily 2 group F member 1-A isoform X1 — protein: MAMVVSVWRDPQEDVVGGPPSGPNPATQPAREQQQAASAAPHTPQTPSQPGPPSTPGTAGDKGSQNSGQSGAQHIECVVCGDKSSGKHYGQFTCEGCKSFFKRSVRRNLTYTCRANRNCPIDQHHRNQCQYCRLKKCLKVGMRREAVQRGRMPPTQPNPGQYGLTNGDPLNGHCYLSGYISLLLRAEPYPTSRYGSQCMQPNNIMGIENICELAARLLFSAVEWARNIPFFPDLQITDQVSLLRLTWSELFVLNAAQCSMPLHVAPLLAAAGLHASPMSADRVVAFMDHIRIFQEQVEKLKALHVDSAEYSCIKAIVLFTSDACGLSDAAHIESLQEKSQCALEEYVRSQYPNQPSRFGKLLLRLPSLRTVSSSVIEQLFFVRLVGKTPIETLIRDMLLSGSSFNWPYMSIQ